One region of Zingiber officinale cultivar Zhangliang chromosome 7B, Zo_v1.1, whole genome shotgun sequence genomic DNA includes:
- the LOC122007043 gene encoding receptor-like protein EIX2 produces the protein MAEAWRSRLRFREPWPPHHPHHCYNLYLVRLFWLIILAFFFMEVAGVEGRVSSKGCLQRERDALLLFKSAIKDPSARLSSWHAQVDCCAWTGVVCHNRTGSIRVAELNLQNPNAYQLNESDTALRGLDWARHA, from the exons ATGGCAGAGGCCTGGAGAAGCAGACTCCGTTTCCGTGAGCCATGGCCACCGCACCACCCCCACCACTGCTACAATCTTTATCTTGTCAGGCTCTTCTGGCTCATCATCCTGGCCTTCTTTTTTATGGAGGTAGCTGGAGTAGAAGGGAGAGTGAGCAGCAAGGGATGCTTGCAGAGGGAGAGGGATGCTCTCTTGCTTTTCAAATCCGCCATCAAAGATCCTTCCGCCCGCTTGTCTTCATGGCATGCCCAAGTAGACTGCTGCGCATGGACTGGCGTGGTCTGCCACAACAGAACAGGCAGCATACGAGTAGCCGAGCTCAACcttcaaaatccaaatgcctaCCAACTGAATGAGTCGGACACAGCTTTGAGGG GGTTAGATTGGGCACGGCATGCATGA